From the genome of Anaerolineae bacterium, one region includes:
- the frr gene encoding ribosome recycling factor → MIDSIYQETRDSMGKSVSALKNEIKRVRTGRASQSLLDGIRADYYGTPTLIAQMASISVPESSLITIQPWDSSAIKEIEKAILKSDLGLTPSNDGKIVRISIPSLTGERRKELVKIVHKMCEDYKIALRNIRRDSKDLLKGLKKDGEIAEDDAFRAQDHVQKITDEYIKQIDDVYNEKEKEILEF, encoded by the coding sequence ATGATTGATTCGATTTATCAGGAAACAAGAGATTCGATGGGCAAGTCGGTATCAGCCCTGAAAAATGAAATAAAAAGGGTCAGGACAGGGCGTGCCTCCCAGTCGCTGCTTGACGGCATACGGGCTGATTACTACGGCACTCCGACCCTAATTGCCCAGATGGCATCTATTTCAGTTCCTGAAAGCAGTCTTATTACAATACAGCCGTGGGATAGCTCCGCAATCAAGGAGATTGAAAAGGCGATATTGAAATCGGATCTTGGCCTAACACCTTCAAATGACGGCAAGATAGTAAGAATATCAATTCCATCGCTTACAGGGGAGAGAAGAAAAGAGCTCGTAAAGATCGTGCATAAAATGTGCGAAGATTATAAGATTGCGCTGCGTAATATAAGGCGTGATTCAAAGGATCTGTTAAAAGGTTTAAAAAAGGATGGTGAGATTGCGGAAGATGATGCTTTCAGGGCTCAGGATCATGTCCAGAAAATAACAGATGAGTATATCAAGCAAATCGACGATGTCTATAACGAAAAAGAGAAAGAGATTCTTGAATTTTAG